A genomic window from Labeo rohita strain BAU-BD-2019 chromosome 6, IGBB_LRoh.1.0, whole genome shotgun sequence includes:
- the nomo gene encoding nodal modulator 1, which produces MGGIKELAVLILSFLCVTFVNATDDILVGCGGFVKSDVEINYSVIEIKLYTKQGSLKYQTDCAPINGYFMIPLYDKGDFVIKIEPPSGWSFEPTTVDLHVDGITDICTKEQDINFVFTGFSVLGTVLSKGHLLGPAGVEVSLRKAGEDDVLQSVLTQAGGQYTFLKVLPGSYDITASHASWTLEQSSTTVVVSTENAPATAPLVVKGYDVSGEVQSDSEPMKGVSFLLYSASVTQEDISGCSVAPVDGALANDPSLVYLCSSQSREDGTFSFPCLPSGEYSVVPYYRGERITFDVAPSRMDFKVEHSSLTLEPVFRVMGFSVMGRVLNSPDGEGVADAVVTLNNQIKVETKEDGSFRLENMTTGTYTINTQKELMFFEPVTVKIAPSTPQLPDIITAGFSVCGHISVTRLPETVKQLGHYKVTLSTQRQDQAFFRTVESDSHGAFCFQVKPGDYSVQVTLPESDVKAGLALQPYSLDISLVDHPITDLLFTQFIASVSGSVSCLVACGDLTVTLQPVSRQGERQNLQLSGSSETLSFTFNNVLPGKYKVSITQEEWCWKHKSVEIDVLDSYVEGVEFRQTGYLLRCSLSHAITLEFFQDGSSPENVGIYNLSKGVNRFCLSKPGVYKVTPRSCHQFEQDYYTYNTSAPSILTLTAVRHHMTGLITTDKMLDVTVTIKSSIESEPALVLGPLRSNEEQRWEQQLLEIAARKKEREERGDENSPPVEEKPDEPHEPFHYEFSYWARAGEKITVTPSSKEFLFYPPEVEATITGENCPGQMVEIAGRAGLFLTGTVSPTLEGVEISIKERGAATPLITVLTDETGTYSVGPLHSDSLYDISASKEGFVLTPVEGNTGDFKAFALAGVTFEIKAEDGVPLSGVLLSLSGANFRSNLLTQDTGLLTFNNLSPGQYYFKPMMKEFRFEPSAQMITVEEGQVLHIPITGFKTAYSCYGTVQSIGGDAEQGVSVEAVGQGECGMYSEDTVTDEEGRFRLRGLRPGCNYNIQLRGEGNDHIERALPPHKTIEVGNTDIEGVNIIAFRQINQFDLSGNVITSPEHLPTLWVKLYKSDNLDNPFQSVSLGQSLFFHFAPLPRDGESYVLMLDTSLSRSQYEFKLPQVSFTSSGYHKHVTLTFNPKRKIPDQDVAQGSFIALPLTLLLLLAVYNHERVIPLLLQLVSQIQGVRGLTQTSGDGVPMDEAKRQSKRPKTRRT; this is translated from the exons GGTGATTTTGTTATAAAGATAGAACCACCATCAGGATGGAGCTTTG AGCCAACAACTGTGGACCTACATGTAGATGGAATTACAGACATCTGCACTAAAGAACAAGACATCAACTTTGTTTTTACTGGGTTTTCAGTCCTGGGAACT GTCTTGAGTAAAGGACATTTATTGGGGCCTGCAGGGGTTGAAGTAAGTTTGAGAAAAGCTGGAGAAGATGATGTCCTTCAGAGTGTCCTCACACAAGCTGGAGGCCA GTATACTTTCCTCAAGGTACTTCCAGGAAGTTATGACATCACCGCCTCTCATGCCTCATGGACCCTGGAGCAG AGCTCAACCACTGTGGTTGTGTCAACTGAAAATGCCCCTGCCACAGCTCCTCTTGTGGTAAAGGGTTATGATGTCTCTGGGGAGGTGCAGAGTGATAGTGAACCCATGAAAGGAGTCAGCTTCCTCCTTTACTCGGCTAGTGTAACACAGGAG gaTATCAGTGGCTGCAGTGTGGCTCCTGTGGATGGAGCTTTAGCCAACGACCCCTCACTTGTGTATTTGTGCAGTTCCCAATCTCGTGAAGACGGCACTTTCTCATTCCCCTGCCTTCCCAGTGGTGAATACAGTGTG GTCCCATATTACAGAGGTGAGAGAATCACTTTTGACGTTGCTCCATCTCGAATGGATTTCAAAGTAGAACACAGCAGTTTAACTCTGGAG CCAGTATTCCGGGTCATGGGATTCTCTGTAATGGGCAGAGTTTTGAATAGCCCCGATGGAGAGGGTGTCGCAGATGCTGTAGTAACACTGAACAACCAAATTAAAG TGGAAACTAAAGAAGATGGTTCATTCCGATTGGAGAATATGACCACAGGCACTTACACTATCAACACGCAGAAGGAGCTGATGTTCTTTGAGCCAGTTACTGTAAAGATTGCGCCCAGCACCCCTCAGCTGCCAGATATCATCACCGCAGG GTTTAGCGTGTGTGGTCACATCTCAGTCACCCGTCTTCCTGAGACTGTTAAACAGCTTGGGCACTACAAAGTTACGCTCTCAACCCAGAGACAGGATCAGGCCTTTTTCCGCACAGTTGAAAGTGACAGTCATGGAGCATTCTGCTTTCAAGTTAAACCAGGAGACTACAGCGTACAG GTGACCCTCCCTGAAAGTGATGTGAAGGCTGGGCTCGCTCTTCAGCCGTACTCTCTTGACATCTCACTTGTAGATCATCCCATCACCGACCTTCTCTTCACTCAGTTCATAGCATCTGTTTCTGGCTCTGTGTCCTGCCTTG TGGCATGTGGAGATCTGACAGTCACCCTTCAGCCTGTGAGCAGACAGGGAGAGAGGCAGAACCTCCAGTTGTCTGGCAGCAGTGAAACTCTTAGCTTCACTTTCAATAATGTGTTACCCGGAAAATACAAAG TGTCTATTACCCAAGAAGAGTGGTGCTGGAAGCACAAATCAGTGGAGATTGATGTGCTTGACTCATATGTGGAGGGAGTGGAGTTCAGACAAACTGGATACTTGCTGCGTTGTTCACTGTCCCATGCCATTACTTTG GAATTTTTCCAAGATGGCAGCTCACCAGAGAATGTTGGTATTTACAATCTGTCCAAAGGAGTCAATCGCTTCTGTCTATCCAAGCCAG GTGTTTATAAAGTGACTCCACGTTCCTGTCACCAGTTCGAACAGGATTACTATACTTACAACAC GTCTGCCCCAAGCATCTTAACCCTGACTGCTGTCAGACACCACATGACAGGACTTATCACCACTGATAAGATGCTGGATGTCACTGTCACCATCAA ATCTTCCATTGAGAGTGAGCCTGCTTTGGTTCTGGGGCCCCTGCGCTCAAATGAGGAGCAGCGATGGGAGCAGCAGCTTCTGGAAATAGCTGCCCGTAAGAAGGAGAGGGAAGAAAGAGGAGATGAGAACAGCCCCCCTGTGGAAGAGAAACCAGATGAACCTCATGAGCCCTTCCACTATGAATTCTCCTACTGGGCACG GGCTGGGGAGAAGATCACAGTCACACCTTCATCCAAAGAATTTCTGTTTTACCCTCCTGAAGTAGAGGCTACAATCACTGGAG AGAACTGCCCAGGTCAAATGGTGGAGATTGCAGGCCGGGCAGGGCTGTTCCTCACGGGAACAGTGTCACCTACACTGGAGGGTGTGGAAATTTCCATTAAGGAGAGAGGTGCTGCAACACCTCTCATTACAGTTCTCACAGATGAAACCGGAACCTACAG TGTTGGACCTCTACATAGTGACTCTCTGTATGACATCAGTGCCAGTAAAGAGGGTTTTGTCCTGACTCCAGTGGAGGGAAACACAGGAGACTTCAAGGCATTTGCTCTGGCAGGCGTCACTTTTGAG ATAAAGGCAGAGGATGGTGTTCCTCTCTCTGGGGTTCTGCTTTCTCTCAGTGGGGCCAACTTCAGGTCAAACTTACTCACTCAGGACACTGGCCTGCTCACCTTCAACAACCTG AGTCCTGGCCAGTACTATTTCAAGCCCATGATGAAGGAGTTTCGCTTTGAGCCCTCAGCACAAATGATCACAGTAGAAGAAGGACAGGTTCTCCATATTCCCATTACTGGCTTCAAAACAGCTTACAG CTGCTATGGAACAGTGCAGTCAATAGGAGGCGATGCGGAGCAGGGTGTCTCTGTGGAGGCAGTGGGGCAGGGAGAGTGCGGCATGTACAGTGAGGACACGGTTACTGATGAAGAGGGCCGTTTTAGACTCAGAGGCTTGCGG CCTGGGTGTAACTACAACATTCAGCTGAGAGGAGAAGGAAATGATCACATTGAGAGAGCATTACCGCCACACAAAACCATCGAG GTGGGTAACACTGATATTGAAGGAGTAAACATAATCGCCTTCAGACAGATCAATCAGTTTGATCTGAGTGGCAATGTCATCACTTCCCCTGAGCATCTTCCTACTCTCTGG GTGAAGCTCTACAAGAGTGACAACCTTGACAATCCTTTTCAGAGTGTGTCTCTTGGCCAGTCCCTGTTCTTCCACTTTGCCCCCCTGCCGCGTGATGGAGAG AGCTATGTGTTGATGTTGGACACATCACTCTCTCGCTCACAGTATGAGTTCAAACTCCCACAAGTGTCGTTCACATCTTCTGGTTACCACAAACACGTAACACTAACCTTTAACCCCAAG AGGAAAATACCGGATCAAGATGTTGCTCAGGGATCTTTCATCGCCCTTCCTCTGACATTACTGCTGTTGCTTGCTGTGTATAATCATGAACGG GTGATCCCACTGCTTCTGCAGCTGGTCAGTCAGATCCAGGGTGTTCGAGGACTCACTCAGACAAGCGGGGATGGCGTCCCCATGGACGAAGCAAAGCGGCAATCGAAAAGGCCAAAAACGAGACGTACATGA